The Treponema medium genome has a window encoding:
- a CDS encoding AAA family ATPase — protein sequence MQTDIIRFIDDESKQECMAVAGYLYNLCSNSKHLDKYKSLLILLQALIVRLKKETQAETIVQAFIQKGIKEKQLTVFTPGKNYNHPFEYGSKLDVNFKEDTKIAAAIDNFTTDSIFTINLCRCVFMQRENLAKIIALIFFSAKINNNDTYIIPQKINVSVRITKILNDITPVEFLFDTLHLSHQEAVLLTAAYRTWTIYELYNFYGDVLFQDTENKITLYAKCINTPLQAIRSLFENDKKLISFGLMQDNGYIEDESIYCIYNKNFDAFFSGTLKEEKTNAAFNLNSYSIKKEHSNLAVQFLKSNFPSNILLYGSPGAGKTEFAKTLAKESGLRLFIFKNELDTDRALQRLHCLLSVPKKDTLFVIDEAENILKTIEPHFRMFTSITQKGIVNKMLDNNVNKVVWIVNYTDLLDMSTLRRFTYSIKFNEMPKSLLKKIAQSKLQNSNISGKILHTLVDLCDNYRITGASIDNMIKAVNSVNCSSQTEEKIVIDVKNTLEANSGLVYGSSHAGRKIQMTYDIGALNTSIEPDDILTMIKNATAYVDSAQTEVPAGIRMLFYGLSGTGKTEFARYIANSLAKELILKKASDILGKYVGESEQNIKEAFEEAERQNAILLFDEADSFFTNRFNAENTWERTMVNEFLMQIEAFNGLLICTTNMRSIMDPALQRRFHIMVEFQALAANGIKTLLMKYFPNVSFNADQIEKLNQWQSVTPGDFNALYGKARFMPQEKITSEYIITELAQMQQEKNGIQKMIGFSINA from the coding sequence ATGCAGACGGATATAATAAGATTTATCGATGATGAAAGTAAGCAGGAATGTATGGCTGTAGCCGGGTATCTTTATAATCTATGTTCGAATAGTAAACATCTGGATAAGTATAAATCATTACTGATATTATTACAGGCACTCATTGTGCGTCTAAAAAAAGAAACACAAGCTGAAACAATTGTGCAAGCATTTATTCAAAAAGGGATAAAGGAAAAACAGCTAACGGTATTTACGCCGGGAAAGAATTACAATCATCCGTTTGAATACGGGAGTAAATTGGATGTAAATTTTAAAGAAGATACGAAAATCGCTGCTGCCATCGACAATTTTACGACCGATTCCATTTTTACGATAAATCTTTGCCGTTGTGTTTTTATGCAGAGAGAAAACCTTGCTAAAATTATCGCGCTTATTTTCTTTTCCGCCAAGATAAATAACAATGATACATATATCATTCCTCAGAAAATAAATGTTTCAGTACGGATAACCAAGATACTTAATGATATAACTCCTGTTGAATTTCTGTTTGATACATTACATCTTTCACACCAAGAAGCGGTATTGCTTACGGCAGCATATAGAACATGGACAATCTATGAACTCTATAATTTTTATGGGGATGTATTATTCCAAGACACAGAAAATAAAATAACGCTATACGCAAAATGTATTAATACGCCTTTACAAGCAATAAGAAGCTTATTTGAGAATGATAAAAAGCTTATTTCATTCGGGTTAATGCAAGATAACGGGTATATCGAAGATGAAAGTATTTATTGTATTTACAATAAAAATTTTGATGCGTTTTTTTCCGGAACATTAAAAGAAGAAAAAACAAACGCTGCCTTTAATCTCAATAGCTACTCTATAAAAAAAGAGCACTCAAATTTAGCAGTACAATTTCTAAAAAGTAACTTTCCATCAAATATTTTACTCTACGGAAGTCCCGGAGCCGGTAAAACGGAATTTGCAAAAACACTTGCAAAAGAAAGCGGACTGCGACTGTTTATATTTAAAAATGAGCTGGATACCGATAGAGCATTGCAGCGCTTACATTGTCTTCTTTCTGTTCCTAAAAAAGATACACTGTTTGTTATTGACGAAGCTGAAAATATCTTAAAAACAATTGAGCCGCATTTTAGGATGTTCACAAGCATTACTCAAAAAGGAATTGTAAATAAGATGCTTGATAATAATGTCAATAAAGTCGTGTGGATTGTTAATTATACTGATCTTCTTGATATGTCTACTTTGCGCCGTTTTACGTATTCAATTAAGTTTAATGAAATGCCGAAATCGCTTTTGAAAAAAATCGCACAGTCGAAATTACAAAACAGCAACATAAGCGGCAAAATCTTACATACACTTGTCGATCTCTGCGACAACTACCGTATAACAGGAGCCTCAATCGATAATATGATAAAAGCGGTGAATAGTGTTAATTGCAGCAGTCAAACTGAAGAGAAAATCGTTATTGATGTAAAAAATACGCTTGAAGCAAATTCCGGGCTTGTATACGGTAGTTCCCATGCCGGCAGAAAAATACAGATGACATACGATATTGGAGCGCTCAACACCTCTATCGAACCGGATGATATTCTCACGATGATAAAAAATGCAACAGCGTATGTTGATTCTGCACAAACAGAAGTTCCCGCCGGAATCCGTATGCTGTTTTACGGATTAAGCGGTACCGGAAAAACAGAATTTGCACGATATATTGCAAACTCTTTGGCTAAAGAGCTTATTCTAAAAAAAGCCTCTGATATATTAGGAAAATATGTCGGCGAAAGTGAACAGAATATTAAAGAGGCTTTTGAAGAAGCAGAAAGACAGAATGCGATACTGCTATTTGATGAGGCTGATTCATTTTTTACCAACCGTTTCAATGCAGAAAATACTTGGGAGCGGACAATGGTCAATGAATTTTTAATGCAGATAGAAGCCTTTAACGGTTTATTGATTTGCACTACCAATATGCGCAGCATCATGGATCCTGCATTGCAGCGCCGCTTTCATATTATGGTTGAGTTTCAAGCCCTTGCTGCAAACGGAATAAAAACGTTGTTGATGAAATATTTCCCTAATGTGTCATTTAACGCTGATCAAATAGAAAAGCTCAACCAATGGCAATCCGTTACTCCGGGGGATTTTAACGCACTCTATGGAAAAGCACGGTTTATGCCGCAAGAAAAAATAACTTCTGAATATATTATTACTGAATTAGCACAGATGCAGCAAGAAAAAAACGGCATACAAAAAATGATCGGATTTAGTATCAATGCATAA